The Acidimicrobiales bacterium genome includes a window with the following:
- a CDS encoding Flp family type IVb pilin gives MELINYFNTWIASFVRARFGKTERGASLVEYVLLVSLIAVVCIAAISFLGSNAKSKFSSVGSSLG, from the coding sequence ATGGAACTCATCAACTACTTCAACACGTGGATTGCCAGCTTCGTGCGTGCCCGCTTCGGTAAGACCGAGCGCGGTGCGTCGTTGGTGGAATACGTCCTGCTTGTCTCGCTGATCGCGGTTGTCTGCATCGCAGCCATCTCGTTCCTCGGCAGCAACGCCAAGAGCAAGTTCTCGAGCGTTGGCTCGAGCCTCGGCTAA
- a CDS encoding Flp family type IVb pilin, protein MELISYFNTWVASFVRARFGRTERGASLVEYVLLVSLIGVVCIAAISFLGSNAKNKFSSVGSSLG, encoded by the coding sequence GTGGAACTGATCAGCTACTTCAACACGTGGGTCGCCAGCTTCGTGCGTGCCCGTTTCGGCCGCACGGAGCGAGGCGCCTCGCTCGTGGAGTACGTGCTGCTCGTCTCGCTTATCGGCGTGGTGTGCATCGCGGCGATCAGCTTCCTAGGGAGCAACGCCAAGAACAAGTTCTCCAGCGTCGGCTCTTCCCTCGGCTAA
- a CDS encoding Flp family type IVb pilin: MELLTYFNTWIATFLRARFGRTERGASLVEYVLLVSLIAVVCIAAISFLGSSAKDKFSSVGSSIG, from the coding sequence GTGGAACTGCTCACCTACTTCAACACGTGGATTGCCACGTTCCTACGAGCCCGATTCGGGCGCACGGAGCGAGGTGCTTCACTCGTGGAGTACGTCCTGCTCGTGTCACTGATCGCAGTCGTCTGCATCGCAGCGATCTCGTTCCTTGGCAGTAGCGCGAAGGACAAGTTCAGCTCGGTCGGTTCCTCGATCGGTTAG
- a CDS encoding carotenoid oxygenase family protein has product MKLHIVDRVASTLPVDDVHPYRTGAWRPNVVEYDATELDVVAGAIPDDLCGVYLRNTENPVHDAIGLYHPFDGDGMLHMIAFGNGEATYRNRFVRTDGFVAEQAEAESLWAGLLAAPTDAKRADGWGARGRMKDASSTDVVVHRGRALTSFYQCGDVYAHDPYTLEPLGKETWVPAGGISAHTKVDEHTGELLVFNYGKDAPFMHYGVVDAAGELVHYTPVPLPGPRLPHDMAFTEHYAVLNDLPLFWDPQLLTQGAHVPRFFRDIPSRFAVIPRRGTVDDIVWFEAEPTYVLHWINAYEDGDEIVLDGFRQHQPEPPKRADAPKFASIYRYLDLHQLRTKAHRWRFNLATGETKEEELSDTTMEFGMINGRHGGRPYRYTYNMTGVEGWFLFDGIVKHDVVTGAETRYAFGDGVFGSETPFAPRSGATASAEDDGYLVTFTTDVNNDCSECLVLDAADIAAGPIARIRLPERISSGTHSYWLPG; this is encoded by the coding sequence ATGAAGCTGCACATCGTCGACCGCGTGGCATCGACCCTGCCGGTAGACGACGTTCATCCCTACCGCACCGGCGCGTGGCGCCCCAACGTCGTCGAGTACGACGCCACCGAGCTCGACGTGGTCGCGGGTGCGATCCCCGACGACCTGTGTGGCGTCTACTTACGTAACACGGAGAACCCGGTCCACGACGCGATCGGGCTGTATCACCCCTTCGACGGCGACGGCATGCTGCACATGATCGCCTTCGGCAACGGCGAGGCCACGTACCGCAACCGCTTCGTGCGCACTGACGGCTTCGTGGCCGAGCAGGCGGAGGCCGAGTCGCTGTGGGCCGGGCTGCTCGCGGCGCCGACCGACGCCAAGCGCGCCGACGGCTGGGGTGCGCGGGGCCGGATGAAGGACGCGTCGTCGACCGACGTCGTGGTACACCGCGGGCGCGCCCTCACGTCGTTCTACCAATGCGGCGACGTGTACGCCCACGATCCCTACACGCTCGAGCCGCTCGGCAAGGAGACCTGGGTGCCCGCCGGCGGCATCAGTGCGCACACCAAGGTCGACGAGCACACTGGCGAGCTGCTCGTTTTCAACTACGGCAAGGATGCCCCGTTCATGCACTACGGCGTCGTCGACGCCGCCGGCGAGCTCGTGCACTACACGCCAGTCCCTCTTCCGGGGCCGCGACTCCCCCACGACATGGCGTTCACCGAGCACTACGCCGTCCTCAACGACCTGCCGTTGTTCTGGGACCCGCAGCTCCTGACGCAGGGTGCGCACGTCCCACGCTTCTTCCGCGACATCCCGAGCCGCTTCGCCGTCATTCCGCGGCGGGGCACGGTCGACGACATCGTGTGGTTCGAGGCCGAGCCGACCTACGTGTTGCACTGGATCAACGCCTACGAAGACGGCGACGAGATCGTGCTCGACGGGTTCCGCCAGCATCAGCCCGAGCCGCCCAAGCGAGCCGACGCGCCCAAGTTCGCCAGCATCTACCGCTACCTCGACCTGCACCAGTTGCGGACCAAGGCCCACCGCTGGCGGTTCAACCTCGCCACCGGTGAGACGAAGGAAGAGGAGCTCAGCGACACCACGATGGAGTTCGGCATGATCAACGGTCGCCACGGCGGCCGGCCGTACCGCTACACGTACAACATGACCGGTGTCGAGGGTTGGTTCCTGTTCGACGGGATCGTCAAGCACGACGTCGTCACCGGCGCCGAAACCCGCTACGCGTTCGGCGACGGCGTCTTCGGCAGCGAGACCCCGTTCGCACCCCGTTCCGGCGCCACGGCGTCCGCCGAGGACGACGGGTACCTCGTCACCTTCACCACCGACGTGAACAACGACTGCTCCGAGTGTCTCGTGCTCGACGCCGCCGACATCGCTGCAGGGCCCATCGCCCGCATCCGCCTCCCCGAACGCATCTCGAGCGGCACCCACTCCTACTGGCTGCCCGGCTAA
- a CDS encoding DUF1295 domain-containing protein: MSFVFMLVNVAVIYALALLLWRLAVRINDPSFIDVCWGAGFVVVALVSYALSPHRPLLALVVAVWGLRLAGYLFWRWRRQGPDARYVAMLKRAPNPSSYMLTHIFLLQATLLLIVSLPLQLGQLRHEPFTVGNTVGLFIALAGIIFESTGDAQLTRFKADPANTGHVMDRGLWRYTRHPNYFGDFCVWWGLFILSVGNLVSVIGVIGPLVMSVLLMRYSGVGPLEKQLHRSKPQYADYVRRTSAFFPRPPKAVETAR, translated from the coding sequence ATGTCGTTCGTGTTCATGCTCGTGAACGTCGCCGTCATCTACGCCCTGGCGTTGCTGCTGTGGCGCCTGGCGGTGCGCATCAACGATCCGTCGTTCATCGACGTGTGCTGGGGGGCCGGGTTCGTGGTCGTCGCCCTCGTCTCCTACGCGCTGTCGCCCCACCGGCCGCTGCTGGCGCTGGTGGTCGCGGTGTGGGGTCTGCGCCTCGCCGGCTACCTGTTCTGGCGGTGGCGTCGGCAGGGCCCCGACGCCCGCTACGTCGCCATGCTGAAGCGGGCGCCCAACCCGTCGAGCTACATGCTCACCCACATCTTCTTGTTGCAGGCGACGCTGCTGCTGATCGTCTCGCTTCCGCTCCAGCTCGGCCAGCTACGCCACGAGCCGTTCACGGTCGGCAACACCGTCGGCCTCTTCATCGCGCTCGCCGGGATCATTTTCGAGTCGACGGGCGACGCCCAGCTCACGCGGTTCAAGGCCGACCCGGCGAACACGGGCCACGTGATGGATCGCGGGCTGTGGCGCTACACCCGGCACCCGAACTACTTCGGCGACTTCTGCGTGTGGTGGGGTCTGTTCATCCTGAGCGTCGGCAACCTCGTTAGCGTGATCGGTGTGATCGGTCCGCTGGTGATGTCGGTGTTGCTGATGCGCTACAGCGGCGTCGGTCCGCTCGAGAAGCAACTCCACCGCAGCAAGCCCCAGTACGCCGACTATGTGCGCCGCACGAGCGCGTTCTTCCCGCGGCCGCCGAAAGCGGTCGAGACGGCGCGATGA
- a CDS encoding type II secretion system F family protein translates to MIIASIVLATVGAVLVAAGAYDRLFAGNAAARYLASLDDDDIAEDEFAARLRQPLLHRVRGALETSVLPFLQRVTPKGVVAKAQRDLVLAGMNDVAPEELVSLQAVLGGIGVLLGIGFLMTHPSPGQALLVMLILPVAGALTPMVVVKRKAKERSEAIFKDLPDCLDLMAISVEAGVGFEAALDVVCKNFDSQLALEFRRTLKEMELGVSRREALASLRARNEVPELSNFVTALIQADALGMPIGRVLHTQAVELRNRRRQWAREKAAKLPVKILFPLVLFIFPAILVVILGPAAAAIIKGFAGS, encoded by the coding sequence GTGATCATTGCTTCCATCGTCCTCGCGACCGTCGGCGCCGTGCTCGTCGCCGCCGGCGCTTACGACCGGCTCTTCGCCGGCAACGCGGCGGCGCGCTACCTGGCGTCACTCGACGACGACGACATCGCCGAGGACGAGTTCGCGGCGCGCCTGCGCCAGCCGCTGCTGCACCGTGTGCGCGGCGCCCTCGAGACGTCGGTGCTGCCGTTCCTGCAGCGGGTGACGCCCAAGGGTGTCGTCGCCAAGGCCCAGCGCGACCTCGTGCTCGCCGGCATGAACGACGTGGCGCCCGAGGAACTCGTCAGCCTCCAGGCCGTCCTCGGCGGCATCGGCGTGCTCCTCGGCATCGGGTTCCTCATGACGCACCCGTCGCCCGGCCAGGCGCTGCTCGTGATGCTGATCCTGCCCGTCGCCGGCGCCCTGACGCCGATGGTGGTGGTCAAGCGCAAGGCGAAGGAGCGCTCGGAGGCGATCTTCAAGGATCTCCCCGACTGCCTCGACCTCATGGCGATCTCCGTCGAGGCGGGCGTCGGCTTCGAAGCGGCGCTCGACGTGGTGTGCAAGAACTTCGACTCGCAACTCGCCCTCGAGTTCCGCCGCACGCTCAAGGAAATGGAGCTTGGCGTTTCGAGGCGTGAGGCGCTCGCCAGCCTGCGGGCCCGCAACGAGGTGCCCGAGCTGTCGAACTTCGTGACGGCACTCATCCAGGCGGACGCGCTCGGCATGCCGATTGGCCGCGTGCTGCACACCCAGGCCGTCGAGCTGCGCAACCGGCGCCGCCAGTGGGCGCGAGAGAAGGCGGCCAAGCTGCCGGTGAAGATCCTCTTCCCGCTCGTGCTGTTCATCTTCCCCGCCATTCTCGTGGTCATCCTCGGTCCGGCCGCCGCCGCCATCATCAAGGGCTTCGCCGGCTCCTAA
- a CDS encoding type II secretion system F family protein, whose protein sequence is MIEIIVPAAVGAGLTMVVVGFLLRARERSAAMHELMALARYGEGELDDDETLDGLEDPTFELSGFGNAAVSLAGRLVSQLDAQGALAASLERARIPLRAGEYAIVSACGSVVGGLLLGAVTTRWILGVVTFVVGVFVAAKFPAFRIARRRKALGRQLPDALSLIASSLAAGHTFLRAIQMMCEEADPPLSDEFGRVVFEVRLGAPLVDALDRMAERSGLEDMVWVVQAIRIQQTVGGKLADLLHTLADFMRAREEVRREVDVLTAEGRVSAWILGAMPVLLLVAVQVMSPGYANALFKGWGLAALAFSGVSIVMGVGVIRRMVRIDI, encoded by the coding sequence ATGATCGAGATCATCGTTCCCGCCGCCGTCGGTGCCGGCCTCACGATGGTGGTCGTCGGCTTCCTGCTGCGGGCCCGCGAACGCTCGGCGGCGATGCACGAGCTGATGGCGCTGGCCCGGTACGGCGAAGGCGAACTCGACGACGACGAGACGCTCGACGGCCTCGAGGATCCCACTTTCGAGTTGTCGGGTTTCGGCAACGCCGCGGTCTCCCTCGCCGGCCGGCTCGTGTCGCAGCTCGACGCTCAAGGCGCGCTCGCCGCTTCCCTCGAGCGCGCCCGCATTCCGTTGCGCGCCGGCGAGTACGCCATCGTGTCGGCCTGCGGTTCGGTCGTCGGCGGCCTGCTGCTCGGCGCCGTGACCACCCGCTGGATCCTCGGCGTCGTGACGTTCGTAGTCGGCGTGTTCGTCGCCGCCAAGTTCCCGGCATTCCGCATCGCCCGGCGCCGCAAGGCGCTCGGCCGCCAGCTGCCCGACGCCCTGAGCCTCATCGCGTCGTCGCTGGCCGCCGGCCACACCTTCCTGCGGGCGATTCAGATGATGTGCGAGGAAGCCGATCCGCCCCTGTCGGACGAGTTCGGGCGCGTGGTGTTCGAGGTGCGCCTGGGCGCGCCGCTCGTCGACGCCCTCGATCGGATGGCCGAGCGTTCGGGCCTCGAGGACATGGTGTGGGTGGTCCAGGCCATCCGCATCCAGCAGACGGTCGGCGGCAAGCTCGCCGATCTGCTGCACACGCTCGCCGATTTCATGCGGGCGCGTGAGGAAGTCCGCCGGGAGGTCGACGTGCTCACCGCCGAAGGCCGCGTCTCGGCGTGGATCCTCGGCGCCATGCCCGTCCTCCTGCTCGTCGCCGTGCAGGTGATGAGCCCCGGTTATGCCAACGCGCTGTTCAAGGGTTGGGGCCTCGCCGCCCTCGCCTTCAGCGGCGTGTCCATCGTCATGGGCGTCGGCGTCATTCGCCGCATGGTCCGCATCGACATCTGA
- a CDS encoding CpaF family protein has protein sequence MKLSEKLAALEDDDVEEAPAATTTTRRTAKTHAAPSTWEVSKRKVRDLVLADLTSRMAGLDGEALRNEVKASIDKFLTREDVKVSPAERRRFVDEVVQDTLGYGALEPLLADPTVTEIMCNAHDDIWVERGGQLEHTKMAFADEVAYRQVIDRIVGGVGRRVDEGSPMVDARLPDGSRVNAIIPPLAVHGSVLTIRKFAADPFQVKDLIGFGTLTMDVAVVLEAAVRGKLNVLVSGGTGTGKTTILNVLSSFIPEGERIITIEDSAELQLQKPHVVTLESRPSNAEGAGEVKIRDLVKNALRMRPDRIVVGECRGAEALDMLQAMNTGHEGSMTTVHANSPRDALARLETMVLMAGFDLPVRAIREQVNAAIDVIVQLERFGNGQRMVTAVTEVQGMEGDTILLQDIFAYRGQGGSGNLLPTGLRPRIASKLAERGVAMPAEVFRVGRSSTGAPRAARAADKEAAEKKPARLNGPTLPGEKDGLMEVNR, from the coding sequence ATGAAACTTTCCGAAAAGCTCGCGGCCCTCGAAGACGACGACGTCGAAGAGGCGCCCGCCGCCACCACCACCACTCGCCGCACGGCCAAAACCCACGCCGCACCCTCCACGTGGGAAGTGTCGAAGCGCAAGGTCCGCGACCTCGTGCTCGCCGACCTCACCTCGCGCATGGCCGGCCTCGACGGCGAGGCCCTGCGCAACGAAGTCAAGGCCAGCATCGACAAGTTCCTCACCCGCGAAGACGTAAAGGTGAGCCCCGCCGAGCGTCGCCGCTTCGTCGACGAAGTCGTGCAAGACACGCTCGGCTACGGCGCCCTCGAACCGCTCCTCGCCGATCCCACCGTCACCGAAATCATGTGCAACGCCCACGACGACATCTGGGTGGAGCGGGGCGGTCAGCTGGAGCACACCAAGATGGCCTTCGCCGACGAGGTCGCCTACCGCCAGGTGATCGACCGCATCGTCGGCGGCGTCGGGCGGCGCGTCGACGAAGGCTCGCCCATGGTCGACGCCCGCCTCCCCGACGGCTCCCGCGTCAACGCCATCATTCCGCCGCTGGCGGTGCACGGCTCGGTCCTCACCATTCGCAAGTTCGCCGCCGACCCCTTCCAGGTGAAGGACCTCATCGGCTTCGGCACCCTCACGATGGACGTCGCCGTCGTCCTCGAAGCGGCGGTGCGGGGCAAGCTCAACGTGCTCGTCTCCGGCGGTACCGGCACCGGTAAGACGACGATCCTCAACGTGTTGTCGTCCTTCATCCCCGAAGGCGAACGCATCATCACGATCGAGGACTCCGCCGAACTCCAGCTGCAGAAGCCCCACGTCGTCACCCTCGAATCCCGGCCGTCGAACGCCGAGGGCGCGGGCGAGGTGAAGATCCGCGACCTCGTCAAGAACGCGCTGCGCATGCGACCCGACCGCATCGTGGTCGGCGAGTGCCGCGGCGCCGAGGCCCTCGACATGCTCCAGGCGATGAACACCGGTCACGAAGGCTCGATGACGACGGTGCACGCCAACTCGCCGCGCGACGCACTCGCCCGTCTCGAGACGATGGTCCTCATGGCCGGCTTCGACCTGCCGGTGCGGGCCATCCGCGAGCAGGTGAACGCCGCCATCGACGTCATCGTGCAGCTCGAGCGCTTCGGCAACGGCCAGCGCATGGTCACCGCCGTCACCGAAGTGCAGGGCATGGAGGGCGACACGATCCTGCTCCAGGACATCTTCGCCTACCGCGGCCAGGGCGGCAGCGGCAACCTGTTGCCCACGGGTCTGCGGCCGCGCATCGCGTCGAAGCTCGCCGAGCGCGGCGTCGCAATGCCGGCGGAGGTCTTCCGCGTCGGGCGCTCGTCGACCGGCGCGCCCCGCGCGGCGCGCGCCGCCGACAAGGAAGCCGCCGAGAAGAAGCCGGCTCGCCTCAACGGCCCGACGCTGCCCGGTGAGAAGGACGGGCTGATGGAGGTGAACCGATGA
- a CDS encoding AAA family ATPase, whose translation MPNNPRIIVVDRTTELADRFREVVDQLDKPAEVFACLRVSDVVEMVEDDPTPTVVVAGPAIVTRSGLARLEMLHDNCTNLVIVLAFTRRPSAAMRDIVRAGAVDMLQLPSDDSLIVASVNRAIELAERNVAMAAKATAEPAPATADAPARRLGTVVTLASATGGCGKTFLATNLGYLLSRVPGHRVCIVDLDLQFGEVSTALHLRPKYTICDALAREADTGDLKDCIEDYVVRHESGVAVLAAPRDPSEADRIEPPDVTKVLTAVRENFDTVIVDTPPYLSEVVLAAFDQSSSLYAVATLDLPSVRNMGVFLSTLERLKIPADNVRLILNKAERDVGIDVDQVKKLFPQGFSAVLPYAKEVSKSINLGLPVVAASPASEISRRITQGFRELTGGDDPDVAAAASPSGWRRLLHRANPAVS comes from the coding sequence ATGCCTAACAACCCGCGCATCATCGTCGTCGACCGCACCACCGAGCTGGCCGACCGTTTCCGTGAAGTCGTCGACCAGCTCGACAAGCCGGCCGAGGTGTTCGCCTGCCTGCGAGTGAGCGACGTCGTGGAGATGGTCGAGGACGACCCCACGCCCACCGTCGTCGTCGCCGGCCCCGCCATCGTCACCCGCTCCGGCCTCGCCCGCCTCGAGATGTTGCACGACAACTGCACCAACCTCGTGATCGTGCTGGCCTTCACCCGCCGGCCGTCGGCCGCCATGCGCGACATCGTGCGCGCCGGCGCCGTCGACATGCTCCAGCTGCCGTCGGACGACTCGCTGATCGTGGCGTCGGTCAACCGCGCCATCGAGCTCGCCGAGCGCAACGTCGCCATGGCGGCGAAGGCGACGGCCGAGCCCGCACCGGCGACCGCCGACGCGCCGGCGCGCCGGCTCGGCACCGTGGTCACGCTGGCGTCGGCCACGGGTGGCTGCGGCAAGACCTTCCTCGCCACCAACCTCGGCTACCTGCTCTCGCGGGTACCGGGGCACCGCGTGTGCATCGTCGACCTCGACCTCCAGTTCGGCGAAGTCTCCACCGCGCTGCACCTGCGGCCGAAGTACACGATCTGCGATGCCCTGGCGCGCGAGGCCGACACCGGCGACCTCAAGGATTGCATCGAGGACTACGTAGTGCGTCACGAGTCCGGCGTCGCCGTCCTGGCCGCGCCGCGTGACCCCTCCGAGGCCGATCGCATCGAGCCACCGGACGTGACCAAGGTCCTCACCGCCGTGCGCGAGAACTTCGACACCGTCATCGTCGACACCCCGCCGTACCTGTCCGAAGTCGTGCTCGCCGCCTTCGACCAGTCGTCGTCGCTCTACGCGGTGGCGACGCTCGACCTGCCGTCGGTGCGCAACATGGGCGTGTTCCTGTCGACGCTCGAGCGACTGAAGATCCCCGCCGACAACGTGCGTCTCATCCTCAACAAGGCCGAGCGCGACGTCGGCATCGACGTCGACCAGGTGAAGAAGCTGTTCCCGCAGGGCTTCTCGGCGGTGCTGCCCTACGCCAAGGAAGTCAGCAAGTCGATCAACCTCGGCCTGCCCGTGGTCGCCGCGTCGCCGGCGTCGGAGATCAGCCGGCGCATCACCCAGGGCTTCCGCGAACTCACCGGTGGCGACGATCCCGACGTCGCCGCCGCGGCCTCGCCCTCGGGCTGGCGCCGCCTCCTCCACCGGGCCAACCCCGCCGTTTCCTAG
- a CDS encoding RcpC/CpaB family pilus assembly protein produces the protein MPATPKKRSTILMAVGASTFVVGVGFAGMLVHRDGGSPHNARSDTPVTAPAAANAAATSAAGTASFVVPVDHQAIAVSVPFVQGLAGYAKTGDVVNVYGTFSSLPGTAEPVAKLVLQKVKVLAINPGADGGNATYVLSVSTSDAEAIEYLSTFQKVWLTLARDDQGTLIPKGFSSHNA, from the coding sequence ATGCCTGCCACCCCGAAGAAGCGCTCCACCATCCTCATGGCCGTCGGCGCCAGCACGTTCGTCGTTGGCGTCGGCTTCGCCGGCATGCTCGTCCACCGCGACGGCGGCAGCCCGCACAACGCCCGCAGTGACACACCGGTCACGGCGCCGGCCGCGGCCAACGCGGCGGCCACGTCGGCCGCCGGCACGGCGAGCTTCGTCGTGCCCGTCGACCATCAGGCGATCGCCGTCAGCGTCCCGTTCGTGCAGGGCCTCGCCGGCTACGCCAAGACGGGCGACGTCGTCAACGTCTACGGCACGTTCTCGTCGCTGCCCGGTACCGCTGAGCCCGTCGCCAAGCTGGTGCTCCAGAAGGTCAAGGTGCTCGCGATCAACCCCGGCGCCGACGGCGGCAACGCCACCTACGTGCTGTCGGTCAGCACCTCGGACGCCGAGGCCATCGAGTACCTGTCGACGTTCCAGAAGGTGTGGCTGACGCTCGCTCGCGACGACCAGGGCACCCTGATCCCGAAGGGCTTCAGCTCGCACAATGCCTAA
- a CDS encoding TadE family protein — protein sequence MEFALVSLLFVLFIYAVAVFGVMLSTKNSITHAATEGARSALSVADLPAATLDSRRITQATTTAGNSLTGSLGSHYHPSDVSASIAGCDSVADTHKCITVTITYPWQSDPIVPLAPGMGLATPTNIRATAVVRLD from the coding sequence GTGGAGTTCGCACTCGTCAGCTTGCTGTTCGTGCTCTTCATCTACGCCGTCGCCGTGTTCGGCGTGATGCTCTCGACCAAGAACAGCATCACGCACGCCGCGACCGAAGGGGCTCGCAGCGCGCTGAGTGTCGCCGACCTCCCGGCCGCCACCCTCGACTCGCGCCGCATCACGCAGGCGACGACGACGGCCGGCAACAGCCTGACCGGCTCGCTCGGCTCGCACTACCACCCGTCGGACGTCAGCGCTTCGATCGCCGGCTGCGACAGCGTGGCCGACACCCACAAGTGCATCACGGTGACGATCACCTACCCCTGGCAGTCGGACCCCATCGTCCCGCTCGCCCCCGGGATGGGTCTCGCCACCCCGACCAACATCCGCGCCACCGCCGTCGTGCGGCTGGATTAG
- the coaE gene encoding dephospho-CoA kinase (Dephospho-CoA kinase (CoaE) performs the final step in coenzyme A biosynthesis.), which yields MLLIALTGGIGAGKSSASALLVEKGAVLVDADAVARDLQKAGGKAFGPMVELFGEGVVGADGELNRAAIAAIVFPDKEKLAALNALMLPMIGAEIAARIEAERASDNVVLLDLPLLGMGTTNNYGTQAMIVVDCPVEIALDRVVNGPRAMKREDAEARIAAQITREERLKLADFVIDNSGSPADLALAVDECWKWILSLA from the coding sequence GTGTTGCTCATCGCATTGACTGGTGGGATCGGGGCAGGCAAGTCCTCAGCGTCGGCCTTACTGGTCGAAAAGGGCGCGGTCCTCGTGGACGCCGATGCGGTGGCGCGCGACCTCCAAAAAGCCGGAGGAAAGGCCTTTGGTCCCATGGTCGAACTCTTCGGTGAGGGGGTGGTCGGTGCCGATGGGGAGCTCAACCGCGCGGCGATCGCGGCCATCGTCTTCCCGGACAAGGAGAAGCTGGCGGCCCTGAACGCGCTGATGCTGCCGATGATCGGCGCCGAGATCGCGGCGCGTATCGAAGCCGAGCGCGCCAGCGACAACGTCGTGCTCCTCGACTTGCCGCTACTGGGCATGGGCACGACGAACAACTACGGCACTCAGGCGATGATCGTGGTCGATTGTCCCGTGGAGATCGCCCTGGACCGGGTGGTCAACGGGCCACGGGCGATGAAGCGCGAGGATGCCGAGGCGCGTATCGCCGCCCAGATCACGCGGGAGGAGCGGCTGAAGCTCGCCGACTTCGTGATCGACAACTCCGGCTCTCCCGCCGATCTCGCCCTCGCCGTCGACGAGTGCTGGAAGTGGATCCTGTCGCTGGCGTGA
- a CDS encoding response regulator, producing MSITAENRPSRLKGKVLVVDDDAVTRRIAKEMLARLGYDTEEVGDGEAALDALGHGEYAAVLMDCFMPRMNGFDATAALRKREGRTRHTPVIAMTVSGASETAHRCGAVGADGFLVKPVGQGDLEELLDYWTVRRRAQTR from the coding sequence TTGTCCATCACCGCAGAGAACCGGCCGTCACGGCTCAAAGGCAAGGTGCTCGTAGTCGACGACGACGCCGTCACCCGGCGGATCGCCAAAGAGATGCTGGCTCGACTCGGATACGACACCGAGGAGGTGGGCGACGGCGAAGCTGCCCTCGACGCTCTCGGTCACGGCGAATACGCGGCGGTGCTGATGGACTGCTTCATGCCCCGGATGAACGGCTTCGACGCCACCGCCGCCTTGCGCAAGCGCGAGGGGCGCACTCGGCACACACCTGTGATCGCCATGACGGTTTCGGGCGCCAGCGAGACGGCGCACCGCTGCGGCGCCGTCGGAGCCGACGGCTTTCTGGTCAAGCCCGTCGGCCAAGGCGATCTCGAAGAACTGCTCGACTATTGGACGGTGCGCCGGCGGGCGCAGACGCGCTGA